GCCCGCTGCGCTTCAGTGGTCGCCCACTTTCTACGCCCACCGCTCACATGCGTGTGAGCCTGATCTCGCACACCTGTGCTGAAGAAACGGTGTTTTTTAAAACATCTGAGCGTGTGGAGTGTTTTCTCCAGCTCCGGCCTCATTTCCATCTTCCTATCAGCGACAAAATGGCTCCAGTATTTCATTCTAACTGGCGCTAAATAGCCGTTTAACTGTCCTATATTTAACACTGTGACGAACGCCTCACAGACACCCTGATTGACACGTACTCTTAAATCTCGTTTCCAGGATTGCGGCGAGCCAAACGTCTATTTATTAACCATCTGATATATAAAGCGGAAGGCGCTGGAAATCTTGAGcttccactgttctctgtctccTGTGAAGGACTTTTCAAATATTTGATGTGCTCGGAACAAAAAAAGTTTAATTGCCTGGCTGTTAAGACATGTGGCTTCCATTAGCTTTCTGTAAACAGACAGCTGGCACATCAGCATCACATTTACAGTAGCATCTATCTGACACCACTTCAGTCACATTTACTGTGGCACCGAGCGTTTCtcacattatttattaatttctttttgGAAAATGGATGCACTTGGCTATAAATGCAGCTGGAATTAGCCATCCAGATTTTCTTATCATATTAGTACAATAATTATTACAACAGCAGCTAAGTGGAACTAATTACCAGGAAAATCAGCCCTTTGCTTTACAGTAACAATAATTAGTTTTTGCTGCCGTTTAGTTTAAGAGGAGTTTTAGTGTTTTCTAGATGGCGTTTCAATTCAGAGTGGGTGTTTAAAGATGCCATGAAATGCAAATTAGAGCTCAGATCATGACACTCGGCTGGGATTAAACAAGAAATGTTTGGGAGGGCATATGGAGAGAGTTGGCTGTTGTACAACGGAGCAAATACTGACACCATATTTTAAGGTAATAAAGCAGCAAACAAGCAGCAGTGACACGTCACGTTATTCAGACAGCCTCTGCCTGTACGCAACGAGTTGTGATGACACAAAACGAGTGTCATGTCACACATTTGGGTTCGTGTTTTATCATATTAAAATGATAACAGGTCGCACAAATACAACAGCTTTGTTGGCAAAGCGAAGAAAGTCTGTAAGGAAGAGCTTTTAACTGaaatttgtgcgtgtgttttactttgaaaaccAATTTATTAGGACATCTATCTCAATAATTTAACGCCTTTCCTGTCATATCGTGTAACACTGTCTAACAGTAGTGTTAGCCAGGAGGTGGGtgaatgctaacgttagctattGTCCGACAGATGAGTTATTATTTGCCCTCTGGATTTCACCATCcgttgtgttttcagcttcagtttcatCTGCAAATACGTTTAGGAACAAGTATAATATCAGCTGACATAAGAAGGgcctttgggggggggggggtgaacaTTGAAGACCCATTTCTAAATTAATGTTTAAATGTATAGCAACACAGCACGTCTGAGCTGGGCGATACTTAAGCAAAGGGAATGTGTGCACGATGCATATCGAGTGTGAGGAGCTGGGGGCTTTAATATGGGCCAAGCTGCTCGTTTTTGCCTCCGGCCCCTGCGGCGAGTTCGTCCAGCCATGTTCACATAAAGGAAACTTATTTTCGTCCGTTTCTCAGAGGTGTCGTTCTCTGAATTCTCGCGGCCCGCCTCGTTCCCGCCGACAGCCTCATTGTTCTGCGTGTCCCTTTTTAAGAAGTCAAATTGTCCTCAGAAGTGCTTCATTTCACCAAGTGTGACGGGTCGCGAGGAAGTCGGCGTGGTTAATTAGTCCTGACCCACGAGTGGACGGACGCACAATACGGGATCGACACAGGACGTGTGCCGCAGCTCGAGGAACAGAAAAGGGTTCAAGACCTCGAACGAGAAGCGCGGATTCTTTAAATATCGTCGTGATTAGCGCCGTTATTCTGGTGCAGGAGAAAAtacacatccctcagtgcagcTCTGAAGGCGTAAATCACGCAGTGTgtctccaacacacacagatacgcaGCCGGGTCTCCTGCGAGTGGGGAGCAGCAGTCACGAGGAGAGAATGTGTGAGGGGAGAATGACACAGcaaccatctctctctccctctgcctcctctctctcctcctccatcgcACTTCTCCGATGCAGGGAGGATGAGTGTCTCTGTGGTTTTGTGCCACACTGCGTTGTTATTTTCTCAGATTAtgagatggaggggagagacacacaaacagcaggattAGTGACACAGTGTGGGATTCTGGGGAAGCTGATCTAATTCACCAGCGGCCGAGGTTCATTTCTGTGTTGCCCAAAAGGACTGTCCgccttctgctgctttttcaggAAGGCACAGTCGCTGGAACTACCTCTTATGCCTCTGATATTTACCTTGCGTTCaggccagcagctgctgtttgagtggaacaaaacacacatgatcTTTGAAGATTTATTCACTCTGTAGAAATAAGCTCACTGTAAGCTTgaacacagtcctgatgaataATAAAGTTATTAATGAACGTTATTACCTGCTAATTATCAGTGGCCAGgcattgtcattatgagcatgttgGAATTCTagcgttagcatttagctcgaagCGCAGCTCTGTCTAAGTACaggctcacagagctgctagcatagaAGCGGGTCAGGATATGCATATGGCTGGTGCAGGTGCAACCCACAtagctcattgttttcacaAGTTTGTACctcttttcacttcctgccttttGCATATGCAGTCACAGAATAACCTATGTTTTATTTTACGAGCTAATGCCTAAAAGCAGCATTCGGCATGCGTGAAGTTTCGGCATCTGACCGCTGTGTCTGGTTTTGTCCCTCTCCAGCCACCAGACCCAGACGACATGCTGGGATCATCCCAAGATGGCCGAGCTCTACCAGTCTCTGGGTAAGATGCTCGTACTCTCATacgctgtttgtctgtgtttaagCCACGTCGGAGCCTCCTAGAAGTCGGAGATGTTAAAGTCCATCGTTCTTTGTCCTCGTCTCTCTTCCTTTAGCCGACCTGAACAACGTTCGATTCTCAGCCTACCGAACAGCCATGAAGCTGCGGCGCCTGCAGAAGGCTCTCTGCTGTAAGTACTCTCTGCCTATATATACTTTACATGTatatacctgtgtgtgtgtgtgtgtgtgtgtgtgtgtcacacaggcCTTTTGTCTCTGGGTTCGAGCACACTCCCCTCTCATCATGAGTGCTCCTCTCATTGTGTTCCAGCCCTCCTACACTCCTCCTTTGTTCTtacttctcctccatctccctacctcttttttttttaaattcacctAATTTCCCTCTTCATTCTTCGTCTCCATTGTCTCCTCTTGGCTTCCTCCTTTGTGtattcttctctcctcctcctccttttcttctctcttcttctacCATCTTTGCCTCTCTGCCCtcagtctgtatgtgtgtccataTGTGTGTTTACTCATCCTTCTCGTCTCTTGCCGGTGGCTCTGCAGAGTGTGAGCCGCCCACAAGCTGTTATGTGTGTGATATGTTTTAAGGCGTATAGCCAGCTGCAGCCGTGCAGCACAAGAGCACTATTTATGTTATGAAGGCTttctaaaaatagaaatgagcAAGTTTAGTGATTAACCTTGGTGAAGGCAGCACGGCACAGTTTGGTTTTTTGGTTTCCTGAACCCTTTGCTCACATtatcaaaacaaaactgaagatttgttttaaatatgacatttaaatatgtcagaGTTTCGTCCCACACGACATGAAGGCAGCATTAGGCAGATGGAATTTAGCATTTGTGTGAAGTTGGTGGttgtttgagtttctaattaaaaatgaaagccTTGTTCATCAGCATCTACTCTGCGCTCTTCCCCTGCTGTCCGCCACGTCGTGTGTTCTTGGACGAGGAGAAGGAAAACAGCCGGTGTGTAGAAAACAAAAGTTTGCAGTCGTGTGAGTCAGAAAATTCACAGGGAAGCAAACTTGCAAGACAGAATCCGAGAGTCACCGCCGGCAGAGTCTAATCAGGGCTCCTGTTGAAAGAAACTACATTTTTCAGCAAAATAAATACCCAGTTTGCAGACTTCGTTTCTGTGTTGAGGTATGTTAGCACACCTCTCTCCTCGCTCTTTCACATTCTGTACTGATCCCAGTGGATGATAAATATGAATAATGTggcactttattgatcccttgAGTGAAGTTGCCTTCTCACGAGCGTCCCTCTGCAGCATTGAGCTGAAGGACACTTTGAACACGGGGGGTTTGAACCCAGTTGGTCCAGTTGAAGGACAGtctgagctcagcagcaggACACACTGCCGCTTTATCCGTGTGTCagcgcgtgtatgtgtgtgtgtgtgtgcgctaacTAAACGTCTTCCTCtcggtgtgtgtctgcagtggaccTGGTGAGCATGCCGATGGCGTGCGAGGTGTTTGACCAGCATGGTCTGAAGCAGAACGAGCAGCTGCTGGACATCTCCCAGCTGGTCACCTGTCTGACCAGCCTGTACCAGCGGCTGGAGCAGAGCCACTCGCACCTGGTCAACGTCCCGCTGTGCGTCGACATGTGCCTCAACTGGCTGCTCAACGTCTACGACACGTACGTGGGGCgtgctgcgcacacacacacacacacacacacacacacacacacacacacacgtttccatGATGTCAGTGAGAACACACTCTAACGTCTTTTGTTGCTTGACAGTGGTCGCACTGGAAAGATCCGGACTCTGTCATTCAAAACTGGAATCATCTCGCTCTGCAAGGCTCACCTGGAGGATAAATACAGATGTAagtatctcacacacacacacacacacacacacacacacacactgatataaGGGTTTTTATGAGGCATTATGCTCCAAATTGCTCTTAATTGTTGTTTCTGCATTTCCCAGAAGTTTAGTGGATTTGGGCTGTGTTTATATTGTGCAAGAGCAGCAACCaatacacacagactgtgtgggcgtctccacctgctgctttgGTTCATGCATGTGCAGCAGCGCAGAGTAACAGTGGGCTGGGTGAAGTGGAATACAGATAAGAGGGGGTTGGTGATTATTTATATGAGCGGGGATGTGAGTGTATAGAGATGTGTGCCTGTTTTGTAGCAGCCTGATGTCATTTGCATGTGATTTAGTGAGGGTAAGCACAGTGGAGGGCCGTGTGTGATAACTGGCACAGCGACTCTGGTGCAGCACTCCAatcagaggctgcaggtttATCAACACAtgtgtcctgctgccttcaggaggctgcagggatttgatGAAGTGAAGGAGAAGCTTTTCATACGCTGGACTCAGTAATTTATCCATAAATGCTGACTAATTTGCTGACATTCCTGCTGTAACCACAAGATAATTTTTCTAAAGATTTAAATGCATCTGTTGGTTGGACGGttgtttaattaaaatgttttacgTTTACTGCATCAATTCGTTACTAAGACCCAGTTTTCACCAGGCAACGAGAACTTTAAGGTcatgaaaacactcaaataaagCAGCGAAAgccaaaacagccaaaaatctCATTCCTCtctattttctctgtttgtcccATCCACTCTAAATCTATTTTGTCCTGTCCCGTCCCCcgtccctctcctccctctccacgCTCCAGTCTTGTTCAGACAGGTTGCCAGTGCGACAGGTTTCTGCGATCAGCGTCGTCTGGGCCTCCTCCTGCACGACTCCATCCAGATCCCCCGGCAGCTCGGCGAGGTCGCCTCCTTCGGCGGCTCCAACATCGAGCCCTCCGTCCGCAGCTGCTTCCAGTTTGTacgtgatacacacacacacacacacacacacacacttttacgTTAGCAGTCTTGTTTGACTTTCAGAGTTACGGACAGTCATAATGAATGTACTCACTAATAAAAGCAACGAGCCtgtaaaatgctgctgttgCCCACATGTGTCTTTGCACTGATGCCCAGAGCCCTCCAGATGAGTGTCCCAGTATTTGTTTACATCAGGCTAAACTGGGTTTATTTATAGAAAGAAACTGGATTGTCACTAAGAGCTTTGCAGAGAATAAAGGCCCAAACATCTATAAAACCAAGTGTGTTACAGCCTCCAGTAAACAGGGCCAGAGAGTGGGAacgtgtttgtgcgtgtgtgtctgaacagCAGTAAGTGAATGATGGGGATCAAACAAATGATCTCTGACAGCTGTAGAGGTGTTGATGGAATGGAAACACGGGCATTTTTATGGACAGATGAGTAAAAATCTCACAAACAGAAAGGGCAGAATGAACCGTATATCTACCTGCACGCGGGTGTTAAGATGATTAAGCGTGTGACGGcacagagaggcaaagaaaTGAGAGTCTCTGGCTGTCTCCATCAGCATTCCCTTTGTGCTTCTTTATGTTTGGGAGCAGACAGCGTAAACGTTTGAGccacaaaacaagcagcaaatccaGCATACACACAAGGCTTCCAGTAATTGCAGTCTGGCTGGATTATCCCTGATCTCCAAAAGATGATCCagcattttcatgtttaaaGTCCCTGCTTTGGACACTGAATTTAGCTCTTCCCCTCAAACGCATTCAGAAAGTAAGACCATTGTCATGTGTTCAACAAAGGGAATATTGTAGAAACTGACCGTTCGCTAAAACCCTCCTCCAAACCGGATTTGTCCAATCATAGTTTAGCAACCGTGACTAAGCACGAAAGGTCTGTCGATCTTTGGTTTTGTGCACGTGTGAAAGCGGTGTGCACGGTGCTGTAGTGAGAGAGGTTCAGAGGGCAGGATAACCTGATTTTCcctggaagaaaaggaaaataattcTGTTTTGATGAAGACTACAGCGTCGTTTGATCGTACAGTAAAGCGACGTTTAGTGAAGGGTCTTTAAAGAGTTTGGAGGGAGGCTTTCCCAAACCAAAAACCCAAGAGCAAAAGTGTAAAGAATGGTTtagaaagtgtgtttgtcagctctAACGTAAGATGCAGATGTTAACATAGTTTACTACGTCCACTAAGACCCACAGTGCTGGTTCTTTATTGCTACGCCTTCTCTGGGGCCCGTTAGCTTCAGCCTCAGCGTCAAACACACGTCCTTTACATTGCTGTCATTGTGATACGAGTCACAGAGCTAACCTGAGGTTAATTAGCTGTCTAGATACAGCTCATAAATCTGCTTTGACGGCTGTCATTTCTGTCTATCCGAAAAGTCGTTTGAGCGGTGAATCTGCCACTTTTATCATTGTTAACTATGTGCTGTGCGAGAACAGAAAGGTTGGCAGGCATAGCAGGCGTCAAATTGTGATTTCTGGAGATAATCATAGTCCCCTGGGAATCACAATCAGCATGTGTCATATCCTGCCTACCTGCTTTGTCTGTGGTTTTACTGAAGACGTTTTACACGCACGCTGATTGACACAGCCACTAATACGCAGCTTGATATATGTGAGCTGTCAACATCGagctttttttcatgtttctgaggCTTTAATCGTCCTTTTGTTTGTACCTTGAAGCATTACAGACCTGTTCTGTTCCACAGAATCACAGATGATTTAAAACACCTACGGAGGGAATGTGCTTTCATTAATATGATACAAGCGGCGCGCACACCCTCAGGCAGGCACAGGTGGACGATCCAATCTCAGCCCTAAAACCCTAAAACTAGTCCGAAAACTGGAAATAGCTTCGCTTCATTCCAGCCGCTTCCTTTGAGGTCAGTGTGGgtgtgagacagaaagaaagaaggagatgtgtgtgtgtggaggggggtcAGTTCCATGGAAACTCCAAAACCCTGGAGTTCCCAGAGTCCCTGCTGATGGGAAAGTGACGGGTGAAgccactgtgttgttgttttttttagagaCGTGACATGAGAAAAGGTTGAGTGAATTCCTAAAACAGCTTCTCGCTGTAGTTTCTATCAAACGTCACTCGGACTGGAGGAAATGCTGCTTCTGTTaaggactattttcagcggtggattaatcCGCATTTGGCGCTCTAGTGaatgtttgtggcagcaggacggcgAATGCGGGATCGAGccaaaataaatgacagtgtctgtgttgatgtaatgaaggaacacatcACCCAGGGCAACAGCGAGGCTCGCTGATGTGCTTCAATAGTctctggacaacaatggagctctgtggcacgGAGGAATGAGATATATGAGGATTCATTGTTGGCTTCAAAAATGTAGAATATTGACAGAAGTAGGGATGACAGGATGCAGTTCTGAGTGAACCAGGGACTTAAATTCGGCTCTCTCTGAACATTCAAGGTCGTTTTTTTACCGCTTCACAACCAAAAACATCAAGACGCATGAAATATTTACTGACTCACCGTGTAATGTGGAGCAGTTTTTGGGCTTTTCATTCTCCCTCAAACCGTCTAAAAATCCATGCACTGCTTCAAAGAAAGAGCCATGATGTCACTGCTTTGTTGTATTCTCACAGCGTGCTCACTGTACCTTCATCTCCTTCCCAGGCCAACAACAAGCCCGAGCTGGAGGCCGCCATGTTCCTGGACTGGATGCGCCTGGAGCCTCAGTCCATGGTGTGGTTGCCCGTCCTGCACCGTGTGGCCGCCGCTGAGACCGCCAAGCATCAGGCCAAGTGTAACATCTGTAAGGAGTGTCCCATCATAGGATTCAGGTCGGTCCAGTCAAAGCCGCTTTTTGTTTCACTGTACAAGTGTGCCTTAAAGAATACGTTGTTTTATCTGGCCTTTAAAGGTGGACGTTCCACTCGTTATCCACCCTTTGAGCAGCAGATCTGAAACACTTATCCAAAGAAATGAGCAGAGTAGAAGCCGTTTTGCCGTAGAGTGTTATATTGTTCATCTTGTTACATGGAGGGCAATAAAATGccaaattaatttcattttcaattaacCCCAAATGAAAGCGACTGCACACGGAGACGTTGGCTTCTGGGCTTTATGAAATGATGTTTAAACATATGAGCGTCTCGCCCGGAGCATGCATCAGCAGCCCATTTCTTATATATGTTCTTTTGAATGTAGTTATTTGTTAACATTTTCCAGCAACagcataagaaaaaaaatacatttcttttttattatagAGATtatctggctttttttttttttttttcaaagcaaagTGAGCGTTCTCGTCCCTGTAGTGCTCCTCTTTATTGAAACAGCAGGAGAAGAGATGCTGatgttcatatttcatttcatgtgccgcacacacacacacacacacacacacacacacacacacacacacacacacacacacacacacacaggaaggctCCCCGGTCGGCTCCACAGAGCTTTTCTGTTTATCGTGACGCTCAGTGAGGTGTTTTGTAATTGGCTGTTTGAAAAAGGAACTTTGGCATTGATTAAAGAAGCCGCGTTGATGATTGGCAAATTGATATGTTTCAGTTTACTGTATATTGGGCCTCATGCGAGAACCACTCACAGCAACAGATTGTTGTTAAGTGAGAGGGATTTAAGACAACAAGCGCTCAGAGTACGACATGAAATGGAGCCAAATGCACGGATGAGCTAGCATCATGCTActtctgaaaaacactttgactcctttttcaggtttttgaTGCATGGACGTTGTCAGCTCTTTGGCCAAAgcttgtttattattttcaatCTGTGCTCCCAGTTCAGGTGAATAATTCCAGTTACTCGCATGTCTCTATTTCCACTGTGGAGCCACAAGTCAGGCATTCATCACAGAATCCCGTGTGCCACGAACCCGATCACATGCAGGCTGACAGCCTGCAGATAGAACTTTTTTCCCGTGCTCGCAGCCTGGCTTGACCGCTTTGgtcaagactgaaatatctctgcaGCCGTTTATTATctactgaaatatctcaacttcTGCTTGATGACTGTTCAAacactgtcagtctgtccaagGCTTTGGTGTTTGACAACAcgctcatcagcctcagccgCACTTTACTTTTagtgctaattaacaaatgttagcatgctaacacgccaAACTAAAACGGTTAACAAGTCTAACATcggcatgttagcattgttagcatgtttgaacgctgatgttagcattcagctcagaGTGCCACTGTGCCTAAGTTCAGCCTCTGACACTGTCTCCAGATGTTTTTGCACTGAGCCCGTTGTGAGCCTGTACATTACACATGCAAGGCTAAAAAGCCCTTTGTTTGGGCTTATCATTCCAGTACAAACACATTAGCCTCACTCATTTGATCAGTGCGATTGCTCTCTGTCACCAGAGTCGAGCTCTGGCTGTGAAAGAGCTTGTGAACCTATTTGTCACCTTAATCtaattcaacagcagcagcagggcagtaAAACAGGCCACTTGCATATATGAATGATGGATGATATGATTATAATGACAGAACTGCAGTCATTTTTGTAACCTCGACCCTCAGAATCCTCGTGAAGGCCAGgaggttttctttctttctttctttaaatgaaGGTTGGGACCCATGAAGGCAggtgtgtctgctctgttgttGGTGGGCCCCTTCATGATGAGAGCGGTGATTAATTTTAATGAAGAGTCCCAGGGCCAGAGAATAAATTTCTCATTTAGGTTCTGGGCTGAAAGGATTTTAACTAGTCCTACAGTGAAGAAAACAGAGCCGTAAATTTCCCTCGTTTATTgattctctccttttctgtttctgcttctcccacctctctgctctcctcctctttttgtctgtttcctttgctttcttgacctccttccttcattctccctctgtctctctccccagATATCGGAGCCTGAAACATTTCAACTATGACATTTGCCAAAGCTGCTTCTTCTCCGGTCGTGTCGCTAAGGGACATAAGATGCAGTACCCCATGGTCGAGTACTGCACTCCggtatgaatatatatatatatatatatgttccTGCTGCAATGTGTAAATGACATGTAAATGAAAACGGTGAAGATGTGAATTTTAAGGTGCCAGACTCGCTGTCAAATAATTTTCTTCCTCTGGTTATGAAGTGAAAAGCACCCGCACACTCAGATCTGTGCAAGCTGTGCGAAAGCTTCCCTCAGTACGTTAATGTAGAACAGAGTGGGGAGTGCGGATGCTTTTCCAACCATTATACATCGTATCTCAGCTGCTACACCTGCAACAAGCCGTCAATTTAGTGGTGCGGTGATCATGTATATTTCAGTCACTCATGCAAGATAATAACTCCAATTAAATTCAAGCGTTTACACACATTCTTTGTCCGATAAAATGTCAGgaataagaaaagaaatggaCAACAAGATGAAGAAAGGGCAAACAAGCAATTAGCTCAGcgacatttcatttttacatgactgtttgtttacaagtCCAAGAAACAATGACTAACGAGAATCGGTAAAATGTGTGGATGCTGGGAGGctgattatttacattttggagtaagctaggctagctgtttcatCTTCCTTTCTTTATGCCAGGCTAAGCTGTTTTTAGATAAAAAGCTCTGATAAGCTACTCTACACTAGctgctcagcatcaaacagcagtcaggcacagttagcgactagctagcgaagcatttagcagctaaagagccagatatttttctcaggagctggtggagaacaaaaactgagctaaaaagAGACAGAATATTGGTCTGACATTACCAGGTGGACACGACCGCAACTCAAAACACCGTTACCTGTTAGCTACAGCTTTGTAAGACAATaatattttagtgttttgtttatattttgttctGCTGCTATTGTAACTTTAAACCGTGGAGGATGTGAAGGGAAAGTCAGAGAATATTAAGAGATTTTACAAAtgattcactcactgattcacttATGTATCACAGTATTTCAGTTGTATTTCTCTCCACTAAACCCAGCTTCACTGCAGACCTGCTGCACCAGGAAGGGAACAACATATTTTGGGTCATACATAATCTCTGACATAATAACAGAGAGTCATGGAAAAGCCATTGAATTTTACAGCAGGCCCACAGAGGAAACTTTAAAGAGGGCATGAAATAACTTTTTGCCAAATCACATAACAAATACTATCCACCTGCTGGTGCAGCAGTGAACctacatttatttcacatcTAGAGGGCCAAACTGATTTGTTAAGCACAGGCCCAGGGCTGAAATAAAGACGCTGAAGCTTCAGCTGACAGTCATAAATGTGTTCCTCTGTCTCGTAACTGTAATGACACACTCAGACCTGAGAATGAGGGCGTTAACTTCGCTCACTGGATGTGTGAATAAAGGCAAAAGAGCTGGAGATAAATGAGCGGCGTGGactgaaaggtgtgtgtgtgtgtgtgtgtgtttgtgccccACTCCCATGAGTGAACAAAGCCACCTTTGTGCCCCGTCTCTCTCCAGACTACATCAGGGGAGGACGTCAGGGACTTTGCCAAGGTgctgaagaacaagttcaggACCAAGCGTTACTTCGCCAAACACCCGCGCATGGGCTACCTGCCTGTCCAGACCATCCTAGAGGGAGACAACATGGAAACGTGAGTCCCTcgcacagatgcacacaagcacaaacaggTTTCATCGCAGGCTGAGAGACACTCCCACTAATGTGACCTgaattggaggacacacactcaaacactcatAAGTCTCACAGTTCAGAGTGTAGCCATGGTTTGATAACAGATTTAGCCGTGATGGTGTTTgtgcagcggtgtgtgtgtgttcagaattGGTGTTTGCTGCCTACACATTACACATTTAGTTTGTTTATCCATATCGAGCCCGTGTTTGATGCTTCTCATTGTTGAGGGATGTGAGTAAGGCCGAGACCATTAAAGAGccaagaagcagagaaaaaacacagaatttatAACGCATATTCCTAATTTAGAGTCATGACTAGAACCTGATTGATTTCAATATTTAagagtcaaacacaaacatttttgataAGGATCCCTTAATAATTGAAATCTGAGCTGGTGCAACCTCAATAGGTCATGAACTGCATCCTGAGTCAGAGATTCAGCTGAAACTAGGCTACATTTGAACTTTCTGGGACAACTCACTGCTGGAGTCCGCTCAGAGCCGAGGAATAGTCCCAGCGCCGCTCTCGCCAAAGAAAGTGAATGAGCGAATTTGGCAAAAGTGTCCAACTGTTC
The sequence above is a segment of the Chaetodon auriga isolate fChaAug3 chromosome 23, fChaAug3.hap1, whole genome shotgun sequence genome. Coding sequences within it:
- the dmd gene encoding dystrophin isoform X7; its protein translation is MREQLRNHQTQTTCWDHPKMAELYQSLADLNNVRFSAYRTAMKLRRLQKALCLDLVSMPMACEVFDQHGLKQNEQLLDISQLVTCLTSLYQRLEQSHSHLVNVPLCVDMCLNWLLNVYDTGRTGKIRTLSFKTGIISLCKAHLEDKYRFLFRQVASATGFCDQRRLGLLLHDSIQIPRQLGEVASFGGSNIEPSVRSCFQFANNKPELEAAMFLDWMRLEPQSMVWLPVLHRVAAAETAKHQAKCNICKECPIIGFRYRSLKHFNYDICQSCFFSGRVAKGHKMQYPMVEYCTPTTSGEDVRDFAKVLKNKFRTKRYFAKHPRMGYLPVQTILEGDNMETPGSSPQLSHDDTHTRIEHYANRLAEMENRNGSYLNDSISPNESIDDEHMLIQHYCQSLNQGSPLSQPRSPAQILISMETEEKGELERVLNDLEQENRKLQSEYDRLKKAHDRKGLSPLPSPPEMLPVSPQSARDAELIAEAKLLRQHKGRLEARMQILEDHNKQLESQLHRLRQLLEQTDSKVNGTALSSPSTSSQRSDSSLPLLRVAASQTTDTMGDDELSSPSQDASGLEEVMEQLNNSFPHSQGGRRGHP
- the dmd gene encoding dystrophin isoform X6, whose amino-acid sequence is MREQLRNHQTQTTCWDHPKMAELYQSLADLNNVRFSAYRTAMKLRRLQKALCLDLVSMPMACEVFDQHGLKQNEQLLDISQLVTCLTSLYQRLEQSHSHLVNVPLCVDMCLNWLLNVYDTGRTGKIRTLSFKTGIISLCKAHLEDKYRFLFRQVASATGFCDQRRLGLLLHDSIQIPRQLGEVASFGGSNIEPSVRSCFQFANNKPELEAAMFLDWMRLEPQSMVWLPVLHRVAAAETAKHQAKCNICKECPIIGFRYRSLKHFNYDICQSCFFSGRVAKGHKMQYPMVEYCTPTTSGEDVRDFAKVLKNKFRTKRYFAKHPRMGYLPVQTILEGDNMETPVTLINFWPVDHAPGSSPQLSHDDTHTRIEHYANRLAEMENRNGSYLNDSISPNESIDDEHMLIQHYCQSLNQGSPLSQPRSPAQILISMETEEKGELERVLNDLEQENRKLQSEYDRLKKAHDRKGLSPLPSPPEMLPVSPQSARDAELIAEAKLLRQHKGRLEARMQILEDHNKQLESQLHRLRQLLEQTDSKVNGTALSSPSTSSQRSDSSLPLLRVAASQTTDTMGDDELSSPSQDASGLEEVMEQLNNSFPHSQGGRRGHP
- the dmd gene encoding dystrophin isoform X8; its protein translation is MREQLRNHQTQTTCWDHPKMAELYQSLADLNNVRFSAYRTAMKLRRLQKALCLDLVSMPMACEVFDQHGLKQNEQLLDISQLVTCLTSLYQRLEQSHSHLVNVPLCVDMCLNWLLNVYDTGRTGKIRTLSFKTGIISLCKAHLEDKYRFLFRQVASATGFCDQRRLGLLLHDSIQIPRQLGEVASFGGSNIEPSVRSCFQFANNKPELEAAMFLDWMRLEPQSMVWLPVLHRVAAAETAKHQAKCNICKECPIIGFRYRSLKHFNYDICQSCFFSGRVAKGHKMQYPMVEYCTPTTSGEDVRDFAKVLKNKFRTKRYFAKHPRMGYLPVQTILEGDNMETPVTLINFWPVDHAPGSSPQLSHDDTHTRIEHYANRLAEMENRNGSYLNDSISPNESIDDEHMLIQHYCQSLNQGSPLSQPRSPAQILISMETEEKGELERVLNDLEQENRKLQSEYDRLKKAHDRKGLSPLPSPPEMLPVSPQSARDAELIAEAKLLRQHKGRLEARMQILEDHNKQLESQLHRLRQLLEQTDSKVNGTALSSPSTSSQRSDSSLPLLRVAASQTTDTMGDDELSSPSQDASGLEEVMEQLNNSFPHSQGPSIGSLFHMADDLGRAMESLVSVMTDEQSAEQHEALPF